In Palaemon carinicauda isolate YSFRI2023 chromosome 18, ASM3689809v2, whole genome shotgun sequence, a genomic segment contains:
- the LOC137657558 gene encoding tigger transposable element-derived protein 1-like, with product MEMKHEIIAKHGSGIRVTELVRHYERSISTICTILKQKDAIKNTKPSKGVTLLSKLRKQAAEKRETSTPAETFKASRGWLDNFKKRPGIRSVVEHGEAASSDAKAAADFVTAFASVFAQHGFIPQQVFNCVETGLFSTKMPRRTFITAEEKRLPGHKPMKDRLTLYLCANANGDNKIKPLLVYHSENTRAFKSQRFLMTNCK from the exons atggagatgaagcatgaaataatcgcaaaacatgGGAGTGgcataagagtgactgagctggtgcgccattacgagaggagtatctcgactatatgtaccatccttaagcagaaggatgctataaagaacacCAAGCCTTCTAAAGGAGTAACCctcctttccaagctgc ggaagcaagcagccgaaaAAAGGGAGACTTCGacaccagcggaaaccttcaaagccagtcgtggctggctggataatttcaagaaaaggCCTGGGATACGCTCAGTTGTGgagcatggggaagcagcaagttcggACGCGAAAGCCGCAGCGGACTTCGTCACAGCCTTTGCCTCAGTTTTCGCTCAACATGggttcatcccccaacaagtctttaACTGCGTTGAAACTGGGCTTTTCTCTacgaagatgcccaggaggactttcatcacagcagaggagaagagactaccgggccataaacccatgaaagaCCGGTTAACTCTATACTTGTGTGCCAATGCCAACGGTGACAATAaaatcaagccactgctggtgtaccactctgaaaacacacgtgctttcaagagccaaagattCTTGATGacaaactgcaagtga